One uncultured Hyphomonas sp. genomic region harbors:
- the hemN gene encoding oxygen-independent coproporphyrinogen III oxidase: MKQAWKTFATRPVPRYTSYPTAADFSPRVAEDQARVWAASVKPEEPISVYMHVPFCEKLCFYCGCATSVPNGYRRIGTYLQTLHQEIDVWAKALGPHAGMAHLHFGGGSPNALSAEDFKGLVAHAVDAFGARPDIEIAVEVDPRTLTPDFIEAMAEAGVSRVSFGVQTLAPKVQEAVGRIQPKDLLVDGIERLRAVGIHAINMDLMYGLPFQTVEDVVEAAHFAAEMGAARVSFFGYAHVPWFAKHQAAIDEAALPGLEERFRQAEAGAAALTGAGFHAIGLDHFAAPDDPLTRAARAGTLHRNFQGYTDDPCETLIGIGSTSISQFRQGYVQNFKARTAWAAAIEDGRLPSERGIELTDDDRLRGRAIEKLMCQLWVDVDATCREMGAAPGALDDAMETARFLQSAGLCRIDGNIVSVPKEARLLLRTVAQSFDGRFKPVEARHAKAV; the protein is encoded by the coding sequence ATGAAACAGGCATGGAAGACCTTCGCGACGCGGCCGGTTCCGCGCTATACGAGTTACCCGACGGCGGCGGATTTCAGCCCGCGCGTCGCCGAAGACCAGGCCCGTGTATGGGCCGCTTCGGTGAAGCCGGAAGAGCCGATTTCCGTCTATATGCATGTGCCCTTCTGCGAGAAGCTCTGCTTCTATTGCGGCTGCGCCACCAGCGTGCCGAACGGCTATCGCCGCATCGGAACATATCTCCAGACCCTGCATCAGGAGATCGATGTCTGGGCAAAGGCACTCGGGCCGCATGCCGGCATGGCGCACCTTCATTTCGGCGGCGGCTCTCCGAATGCCCTGTCGGCAGAAGACTTCAAGGGCCTTGTCGCGCACGCCGTCGACGCCTTCGGCGCGCGGCCCGATATCGAGATTGCCGTCGAAGTCGACCCGCGCACCCTGACGCCCGACTTTATCGAAGCCATGGCGGAGGCAGGCGTCAGCCGCGTCAGCTTCGGCGTGCAGACCCTTGCCCCGAAGGTTCAGGAAGCGGTTGGCCGCATCCAGCCGAAAGACCTGCTGGTGGACGGCATCGAGCGCCTGCGCGCCGTCGGCATCCACGCCATCAATATGGACCTGATGTACGGCCTGCCCTTCCAGACGGTGGAAGACGTGGTCGAGGCCGCACACTTTGCTGCCGAGATGGGCGCCGCGCGCGTCTCCTTTTTCGGCTATGCCCATGTGCCATGGTTCGCCAAGCATCAGGCCGCCATCGATGAAGCGGCCCTGCCCGGTCTTGAGGAACGTTTCCGTCAGGCAGAGGCTGGCGCCGCCGCGCTGACCGGTGCCGGCTTCCACGCCATCGGCCTCGATCACTTCGCCGCGCCGGACGATCCGCTGACCCGCGCCGCCCGCGCAGGTACGCTTCACCGGAACTTCCAGGGCTATACGGACGATCCGTGCGAAACCCTGATCGGCATCGGCTCGACCTCGATTTCACAGTTCCGCCAGGGCTATGTGCAGAACTTCAAGGCACGCACGGCTTGGGCCGCCGCCATCGAAGACGGGCGCCTGCCGTCGGAGCGCGGCATCGAGTTGACCGACGACGACCGGCTGCGCGGCCGCGCAATCGAAAAGCTCATGTGTCAGCTCTGGGTGGATGTGGACGCAACATGCCGCGAGATGGGCGCGGCACCGGGGGCGCTGGACGACGCGATGGAAACGGCGCGCTTCCTCCAGTCAGCCGGCCTATGCCGGATCGACGGCAATATCGTCAGCGTGCCGAAGGAAGCCCGGCTTCTTCTGCGCACGGTCGCCCAGAGTTTTGACGGCCGGTTCAAACCGGTCGAAGCGCGCCACGCCAAGGCGGTCTAG
- a CDS encoding GNAT family protein encodes MDLRAGELSDRHVTLVPFDVARDGPALRDMAETLGPRIETWPYYNPPSDWIGAWLANIEARTADGKLIPFRVSRPDGRFAGISTYLGPDAISRNVEIGMTMYTADAQGTEVNPATKRLLLTHAFESGAVRVQFNVDQRNTRSQAAVKKLGGVQEGVLRDNRILPNGVLRSTVVFSILASEWPAVKAGLDARLAVFE; translated from the coding sequence ATGGACCTGCGGGCCGGTGAACTGTCGGACCGGCACGTCACGCTCGTGCCGTTCGATGTGGCCCGCGATGGCCCGGCGCTGCGGGACATGGCCGAAACGCTGGGGCCCCGGATCGAGACCTGGCCCTATTACAATCCGCCCTCGGACTGGATCGGCGCCTGGCTGGCCAATATCGAGGCGCGGACGGCAGACGGCAAACTGATCCCGTTCCGCGTCTCGCGGCCCGACGGCCGGTTTGCGGGTATTTCGACCTATCTTGGTCCGGATGCGATTTCGCGCAATGTCGAAATCGGCATGACAATGTATACGGCAGACGCTCAGGGCACGGAGGTGAACCCCGCCACCAAGCGATTGCTGCTGACGCATGCTTTTGAGAGCGGGGCCGTGCGCGTCCAGTTCAATGTCGACCAGCGCAATACGCGCTCGCAGGCGGCTGTGAAGAAGCTCGGCGGGGTGCAGGAAGGCGTGCTGCGCGACAATCGCATCCTGCCGAACGGCGTGTTGCGCTCCACCGTCGTCTTCTCCATTCTGGCCAGTGAGTGGCCGGCGGTGAAAGCCGGGCTCGATGCCCGTCTGGCAGTGTTCGAATAG
- a CDS encoding DUF4169 family protein, translating into MSDPVNLNKFRKARAKAEKEQKAKENRAKFGRTKVQKQLDKSRADKLSRLTEGHRLKDTPEGDG; encoded by the coding sequence ATGAGCGATCCGGTCAATCTGAACAAGTTCCGCAAGGCCAGGGCGAAGGCTGAGAAGGAACAGAAAGCGAAAGAGAACCGGGCGAAGTTCGGTCGCACGAAGGTCCAGAAACAGCTGGATAAATCCCGCGCCGACAAGCTGTCCAGGCTCACCGAAGGCCATCGCCTGAAAGACACGCCTGAAGGCGACGGTTAA
- a CDS encoding SulP family inorganic anion transporter, whose protein sequence is MVRSTFAAFADRLGAQGLSQPDFKAYTPAQIKTDLLAGLTVALALVPEAVAFAFVAHVHPLVGLYAAFIVGLVTALIGGRPGMISGATGALAVVMVSLVAVHGVEYLFATVVVMGILQLLAGIFRLGKFIRLVPHPVMLGFVNGLAIVIFLAQLTQFQVPGSAAEAAGHGMASGEWLSGAPLAMMLALVGLTMVIIWGLPKLTKIVPAPLAGIGIVAAVVIVFGLDVPRVGDLASIKGGLPQFHIPSVPMNFETLKIILPYSFILAAIGLIESLLTLNLVGEMTNKRGGASQECVAQGTANLITGFFGGMGGCAMIGQSMINVKSGGRTRLSGVSAALFLLAFILVGSSLIEQIPLAALVGVMFMVVIGTFAWNSLRIMTRIPLTDAIVIVLVTGVTVAYDLATAVIVGVIVSALAYAWNNARRIHVIERDSVRTPGAHVYEIEGPLFFGSTDKFAELFHPESDPDVVIVDFMRSRVVDQSALQAIEDLAAKYEAQGKTLRLRHLSRDCHKLLAKAGQLMVDSDDDPDYELAVDYSVRTGAFGGGH, encoded by the coding sequence GTGGTTAGATCGACTTTTGCAGCGTTCGCCGACCGGCTCGGCGCGCAGGGCCTCTCACAGCCCGATTTCAAGGCCTACACGCCCGCCCAGATCAAGACTGACCTTCTGGCCGGCCTGACCGTGGCGCTGGCTCTCGTGCCGGAAGCCGTGGCCTTTGCCTTTGTTGCCCATGTGCACCCGCTGGTGGGCCTCTATGCGGCCTTTATCGTGGGGCTGGTGACGGCCCTGATCGGGGGGCGTCCGGGCATGATTTCCGGCGCGACGGGCGCTTTGGCCGTCGTCATGGTCTCCCTCGTGGCGGTGCACGGCGTAGAGTACCTGTTTGCCACTGTGGTGGTGATGGGCATTCTTCAGCTGCTGGCGGGCATCTTCAGGCTCGGCAAGTTTATCCGCCTCGTGCCGCATCCGGTGATGCTCGGTTTCGTCAACGGCCTCGCCATCGTGATCTTCCTGGCGCAGCTGACGCAGTTCCAGGTTCCGGGCAGTGCGGCAGAAGCGGCCGGACATGGCATGGCCAGCGGCGAATGGCTGAGCGGGGCGCCGCTCGCAATGATGCTGGCGCTGGTCGGCCTGACCATGGTGATCATCTGGGGGCTGCCGAAACTTACGAAAATCGTCCCCGCGCCGCTCGCCGGTATCGGGATCGTTGCAGCGGTTGTGATTGTTTTTGGTCTCGATGTCCCGCGGGTGGGGGACCTTGCCTCCATCAAGGGTGGCCTGCCGCAATTCCATATCCCCAGCGTGCCGATGAATTTCGAGACGCTGAAGATCATCCTGCCTTACTCGTTCATCCTCGCGGCGATTGGCCTGATCGAGAGCCTGCTGACGCTGAACCTCGTTGGCGAGATGACGAACAAGCGGGGCGGGGCGAGCCAGGAATGCGTCGCGCAGGGCACGGCCAATCTGATCACCGGCTTCTTCGGCGGCATGGGCGGCTGCGCCATGATCGGCCAGTCCATGATCAATGTGAAATCCGGCGGGCGTACGCGCCTCTCCGGCGTCTCGGCGGCGCTGTTCCTGCTGGCCTTCATCCTTGTCGGCTCCAGCCTGATCGAACAGATCCCCCTGGCCGCGCTGGTGGGTGTGATGTTCATGGTCGTGATCGGCACGTTCGCCTGGAACAGCCTGCGCATCATGACCCGTATTCCGCTGACCGATGCGATTGTCATCGTGCTCGTGACCGGCGTGACGGTGGCCTATGACCTCGCCACGGCGGTGATCGTCGGCGTGATCGTTTCGGCGCTGGCCTATGCCTGGAACAATGCTCGCCGCATTCATGTCATCGAACGCGACAGCGTCCGTACGCCCGGCGCGCATGTCTATGAGATCGAGGGCCCGCTCTTCTTCGGTTCGACCGACAAGTTCGCAGAACTGTTCCACCCGGAAAGCGACCCGGACGTCGTGATCGTGGACTTCATGCGCTCGCGCGTGGTTGACCAGTCGGCCTTGCAGGCCATCGAGGATCTGGCGGCAAAATATGAAGCGCAGGGCAAGACGCTGCGCCTGCGCCACCTGTCCCGCGATTGCCACAAGCTGCTGGCCAAGGCCGGCCAGCTGATGGTCGATTCAGACGATGACCCGGATTACGAGCTGGCAGTGGACTATTCCGTCCGCACCGGCGCGTTCGGCGGCGGTCACTGA
- a CDS encoding SDR family oxidoreductase — MSIDFSNLYSVKGKTVVITGGSRGIGEMLAAGFLANGAKVIISSRKADACEETVERLKGEYGGEIYAIPSDVGQMVGIEHLAGEIAKREEKVDVLINNAGVAWGATLDDFPEHGWDKVMDVNVKGVFFLTQKLMPLLRKSASADNPARVINIASIDGMHTSPMSGYVYGTSKAAVIHLTRFMGSQLAGENILVNGIAPGPFPTYMLSTGVGYKGETEGVDWDAIGSRSPSGRVGKPEDIAGLAMFLSSQASAYINGHTIPCDGGIVAAS; from the coding sequence ATGAGTATCGATTTCAGCAATCTCTATTCGGTCAAAGGCAAGACGGTCGTCATCACGGGCGGGTCGCGCGGGATTGGCGAAATGCTGGCTGCAGGTTTCCTGGCCAATGGCGCGAAGGTGATCATCTCGTCCCGCAAGGCCGATGCCTGCGAAGAGACGGTCGAGCGCCTGAAGGGCGAGTATGGCGGCGAGATCTATGCGATCCCGTCCGATGTCGGCCAGATGGTGGGCATTGAGCACCTCGCAGGTGAGATCGCGAAGCGCGAAGAGAAGGTCGACGTGCTGATCAACAATGCGGGCGTTGCCTGGGGCGCCACGCTGGACGATTTCCCTGAGCATGGCTGGGACAAGGTGATGGACGTCAACGTGAAGGGCGTCTTCTTCCTGACCCAGAAACTGATGCCGCTGCTGCGCAAATCGGCCAGCGCCGACAATCCGGCCCGCGTCATCAACATCGCCTCCATCGACGGGATGCATACCAGCCCGATGAGCGGCTATGTCTACGGCACGTCGAAGGCCGCCGTGATCCACCTGACGCGCTTCATGGGCTCGCAGCTGGCGGGGGAGAACATCCTCGTCAATGGCATCGCGCCCGGCCCGTTCCCGACCTACATGCTGTCGACCGGTGTGGGCTACAAAGGCGAAACCGAAGGTGTTGACTGGGATGCCATCGGCTCGCGCAGCCCGTCCGGCCGCGTCGGCAAGCCGGAAGACATTGCCGGCCTCGCCATGTTCCTGTCGTCTCAGGCGTCAGCCTATATCAATGGCCACACCATTCCGTGCGACGGCGGCATCGTCGCGGCGAGCTGA
- a CDS encoding tetratricopeptide repeat protein, giving the protein MQLVHMAKALALLGLAFWCSSLALADKPIRCKVAEKCMTKGQNLIDGRGGKFDPDEGLRYLEAACAMDNGRACFAAGIAYDRFLDIENRTDKKLVAFERACTLGVMEGCNNVVVHLSDLTDADPAIYDRANRTYEAMCDKEIGLGCWNLSVAYERGLGVEKDETIANELLLKACDLDACSFGAKRTFVPGVIRPLAERRVKRLEQQCVVQGDVISCDRVEGAYSDGDGVEIDPEKGFAIFSSACDRGHMAVCWKLGQNLMYGRGRQQDASQALLLLKKACDAEYAYACGDIGRLLHQHPELATTPDEAQSYARQACDMGDFHTCEKVEEFAPTGKQ; this is encoded by the coding sequence ATGCAACTTGTTCACATGGCCAAGGCTTTAGCGCTACTGGGACTGGCCTTCTGGTGCTCGTCGCTTGCCCTCGCCGACAAGCCAATAAGATGTAAGGTTGCCGAGAAATGCATGACCAAAGGCCAGAACCTCATCGATGGCCGTGGCGGTAAATTCGATCCAGATGAAGGTCTACGCTATCTGGAGGCGGCGTGCGCAATGGATAATGGTCGTGCCTGCTTCGCCGCAGGCATTGCTTATGATCGCTTCCTCGATATTGAAAACAGAACGGACAAGAAGCTTGTTGCTTTTGAACGCGCCTGCACTCTTGGCGTGATGGAGGGGTGCAATAACGTCGTCGTGCATCTGTCCGACCTTACCGACGCAGATCCAGCCATTTATGATCGGGCAAATCGCACTTATGAGGCAATGTGCGACAAGGAGATCGGGCTGGGATGCTGGAACCTCTCGGTGGCTTATGAGCGGGGGCTGGGCGTTGAAAAGGACGAAACTATCGCGAATGAACTGCTGCTGAAGGCTTGCGATCTCGATGCTTGCTCGTTTGGCGCAAAGAGAACATTTGTGCCCGGAGTAATACGCCCACTTGCCGAACGGCGCGTAAAACGGCTGGAACAACAATGCGTGGTGCAAGGTGACGTCATCTCGTGTGACCGAGTGGAAGGTGCATACTCGGACGGAGACGGCGTCGAGATCGATCCAGAAAAGGGTTTCGCTATTTTCTCAAGCGCCTGTGACCGTGGCCATATGGCGGTTTGTTGGAAGCTGGGCCAGAACTTGATGTATGGAAGAGGAAGACAGCAGGACGCAAGCCAGGCTCTCCTGCTGCTAAAAAAGGCCTGTGACGCTGAATATGCCTACGCTTGTGGTGATATAGGAAGACTTCTCCATCAGCATCCAGAACTGGCTACAACCCCGGATGAAGCACAATCCTATGCTCGGCAGGCTTGTGATATGGGCGATTTCCATACGTGCGAAAAGGTAGAAGAATTCGCACCGACAGGTAAACAGTGA
- a CDS encoding RusA family crossover junction endodeoxyribonuclease — protein sequence MNSDWIKSGKVQARITEDGALEVRCTGLTTQTKYYKTLLKEFFRKEFPPLRPGYGEYSVHIMMEYTGDPPWMDLDNLAKALLDSLTGNVFDDDHQVARLLVERRQAEREGIWLLAEAMG from the coding sequence GTGAACTCTGACTGGATCAAATCCGGCAAGGTCCAGGCGCGCATCACGGAGGATGGCGCGCTGGAAGTGCGTTGCACGGGCCTCACGACCCAGACGAAATACTACAAGACGCTGCTGAAGGAATTCTTCCGCAAGGAGTTCCCGCCGCTACGGCCCGGCTATGGGGAATATTCCGTACACATCATGATGGAATATACCGGCGACCCGCCCTGGATGGACCTCGATAATCTCGCCAAGGCCCTGCTCGACAGTCTCACCGGCAATGTCTTCGACGATGACCATCAGGTCGCCCGCCTGCTGGTCGAACGCCGGCAGGCGGAGCGGGAAGGCATCTGGCTGCTCGCCGAAGCGATGGGCTGA
- a CDS encoding AAA family ATPase yields the protein MSRRKAIHFDGYVMDVVQKHTDGWQADTYPFSLPAVRSWDTLELHENVTFLVGENGSGKSTLIEAIAIAAGFNAEGGSRNFNFNTVRAHSNLHEYLRLVRGTRRPRDGYFLRAESYFNVATNINALDEGIAMGPPIIDSYGGVSLHNKSHGESFMALLQERFGGKGFYVLDEPEAALSPQRQIAFLKRLHELVKADSQFVIATHSPIILAYPDAWIYHLTPEGPRRTEWDELEHVRLTRDILMHPEAYLYEILEEPGE from the coding sequence ATGAGCAGACGCAAAGCGATCCATTTCGACGGCTATGTTATGGATGTCGTGCAGAAACACACGGACGGCTGGCAAGCGGACACCTATCCATTCAGTCTTCCGGCTGTGCGCAGCTGGGACACTCTCGAACTGCATGAGAATGTCACCTTCCTCGTGGGCGAGAACGGCTCCGGAAAGTCGACGCTGATCGAAGCGATTGCCATTGCGGCGGGATTCAATGCCGAAGGGGGAAGTCGCAACTTTAATTTTAATACCGTCCGTGCTCATTCCAACCTGCATGAATATTTGCGTCTGGTCCGGGGAACGCGGCGCCCGCGCGACGGCTATTTTCTGCGGGCCGAAAGCTATTTCAACGTGGCGACCAATATCAATGCGCTGGATGAAGGGATCGCAATGGGCCCCCCCATCATCGACAGCTATGGCGGCGTCTCACTGCACAACAAGTCGCACGGCGAGAGTTTTATGGCGTTGCTGCAGGAGCGGTTCGGTGGAAAGGGCTTCTATGTTCTGGATGAACCGGAGGCGGCACTGTCACCGCAACGGCAAATCGCATTTCTAAAACGTTTGCACGAACTGGTGAAGGCAGACAGCCAGTTCGTCATAGCCACGCACTCGCCGATCATCCTCGCTTATCCAGACGCCTGGATCTATCACTTGACCCCTGAAGGACCCCGCCGAACGGAGTGGGACGAGTTGGAACATGTCCGCCTCACGCGGGATATTTTGATGCATCCCGAAGCATACCTGTACGAAATTTTGGAGGAGCCGGGCGAGTGA
- a CDS encoding DsrE family protein produces MIRSAACAAALFTLAMPALAGPEAFQPGTVVPDYGKVAMIEGAELPADTVMKVAFDIGKAGPEDTFSRSLETPARFLNMHAAAGVDPANLHVALIVHGAASADLLTDEARGAPNPNAGLIAELLAAGATIELCGQTAAMRDIAQEDLLPGVTIGLSAMSTHALLQQQGYTLNPF; encoded by the coding sequence ATGATCCGTTCCGCCGCCTGCGCCGCCGCCCTGTTTACCCTTGCCATGCCCGCATTGGCCGGGCCGGAAGCGTTCCAGCCGGGCACCGTGGTGCCGGATTACGGCAAGGTCGCCATGATCGAGGGGGCGGAGCTGCCGGCCGATACGGTGATGAAAGTGGCGTTCGACATCGGGAAGGCCGGCCCGGAAGATACCTTCAGCCGCAGCCTGGAAACGCCGGCCCGGTTCCTGAACATGCATGCCGCCGCCGGTGTCGATCCGGCCAATCTGCATGTCGCGCTGATCGTGCATGGCGCGGCGAGTGCGGACCTGCTGACGGACGAGGCGCGCGGCGCGCCCAATCCGAATGCCGGCCTGATTGCCGAATTACTGGCGGCGGGGGCGACGATTGAGCTCTGCGGGCAGACCGCCGCCATGCGGGACATCGCACAGGAAGACCTGCTGCCGGGCGTGACCATCGGCCTGTCGGCCATGTCGACGCATGCCCTGCTGCAGCAGCAAGGCTACACGCTCAACCCGTTCTGA
- a CDS encoding DUF3291 domain-containing protein, with the protein MTRHLAELNIGRLLAPTDDPRVAEFMNALDLINGMGKRMPGFVWMMEGSGEPGTGNTETKIGGDPQFVSNLTVWESVETLENFVWNTVHRQFYERREEWFEVMDKMHFVMWWIEPGHEPTLDEALERLDLLNRIGDSEEAFGWSYLKEARLWRSRGCRGEVA; encoded by the coding sequence ATGACCCGTCACCTCGCAGAGCTGAATATCGGCCGGCTGCTGGCCCCCACGGACGACCCGCGCGTTGCGGAGTTCATGAATGCGCTGGACCTGATCAACGGCATGGGCAAGCGCATGCCGGGCTTTGTCTGGATGATGGAAGGCTCAGGCGAGCCGGGCACCGGCAATACCGAAACCAAGATCGGCGGCGATCCGCAATTCGTGTCGAACCTGACGGTGTGGGAATCGGTCGAGACGCTGGAGAATTTCGTCTGGAATACGGTGCACCGCCAGTTCTATGAGCGCCGCGAGGAGTGGTTCGAAGTCATGGACAAGATGCATTTCGTCATGTGGTGGATCGAGCCGGGGCATGAGCCGACACTGGACGAGGCGCTGGAACGGCTGGACCTGTTGAACCGGATCGGGGATTCGGAAGAGGCGTTCGGCTGGTCCTACCTGAAGGAGGCGCGCCTGTGGCGCTCGCGCGGGTGCCGGGGAGAGGTTGCGTAA
- the fumC gene encoding class II fumarate hydratase, with product MANTRTETDTMGPIEVSDDAYWGAQAQRSLGNFKIGWEKQPEPVIRALGIVKKAAALSNMELGKLDPELGKVIVEVAGEVIDGKLNQHFPLVVWQTGSGTQSNMNTNEVISNRAIEIMGGEKGSKKPVHPNDHVNMSQSSNDCFPTAMHIAAAEETVHRLVPALKHLHAALDAKAKAWTDIIKIGRTHTQDATPVTLGQEFSGYAKQVENGIKRIEMTLPMLMELAQGGTAVGTGLASPEGFADLVASKIAEITGLPFTSAPNKFEALAAHDALVMTHGAINTVAMSCFKIANDIRFLGSGPRSGLGELALPENEPGSSIMPGKVNPTQCEALTQVCAHIHGNNAAIGFAGSQGQFELNVFNPMMSYNFLQSVRLLADAAISFTDNCVVGIEPRLDNIEKGLKNSLMLVTPLKEKFGYDRAAKIAKTAHKNGTTLREEAIADGIPAEDFDTIVDPSKMIGPDPR from the coding sequence ATGGCCAATACCCGCACCGAAACCGACACGATGGGACCGATTGAGGTCTCTGATGATGCCTACTGGGGCGCCCAGGCCCAACGCAGCCTCGGAAACTTCAAGATCGGCTGGGAAAAACAGCCCGAGCCGGTGATCCGCGCCCTCGGCATCGTCAAGAAGGCGGCGGCCCTGTCCAATATGGAACTCGGCAAGCTCGACCCGGAGCTCGGCAAGGTGATCGTTGAGGTCGCTGGCGAAGTCATCGACGGCAAGCTGAACCAGCACTTCCCGCTGGTCGTGTGGCAGACGGGCTCCGGCACGCAGTCCAACATGAACACCAACGAAGTGATCTCGAACCGTGCGATCGAGATCATGGGCGGCGAGAAGGGCTCCAAGAAGCCGGTTCACCCGAACGACCATGTGAACATGTCCCAGTCGTCGAATGACTGTTTCCCGACGGCCATGCACATTGCTGCGGCTGAAGAGACGGTGCACCGCCTCGTCCCGGCGCTGAAGCACCTCCACGCCGCGCTGGATGCCAAGGCCAAGGCCTGGACCGACATTATCAAGATCGGCCGCACGCACACGCAGGATGCCACCCCGGTGACGCTCGGCCAGGAATTCTCCGGCTATGCCAAACAGGTCGAGAACGGCATCAAGCGGATCGAGATGACGCTGCCGATGCTGATGGAGCTGGCGCAGGGCGGCACGGCCGTCGGCACGGGCCTCGCCTCGCCGGAAGGCTTTGCCGATCTCGTCGCCTCGAAGATTGCAGAGATCACCGGCCTGCCGTTCACCTCCGCCCCGAACAAGTTCGAGGCTCTGGCGGCGCACGATGCCCTCGTAATGACGCATGGTGCGATCAACACGGTGGCCATGTCCTGCTTCAAGATCGCCAACGACATCCGCTTCCTCGGCTCGGGTCCGCGCTCGGGCCTTGGCGAGCTGGCGCTGCCGGAGAACGAGCCGGGCAGCTCCATCATGCCGGGCAAGGTGAACCCGACCCAGTGCGAAGCGCTGACCCAGGTCTGTGCCCACATCCACGGCAACAACGCGGCCATCGGCTTCGCTGGCAGCCAGGGCCAGTTCGAGCTGAACGTGTTCAACCCGATGATGTCCTACAACTTCCTGCAATCCGTGCGCCTGCTAGCAGACGCCGCAATCAGCTTCACCGACAATTGCGTTGTCGGCATTGAGCCGCGCCTCGACAATATTGAGAAGGGCCTGAAAAACTCGCTGATGCTGGTGACGCCGCTGAAAGAGAAGTTCGGCTATGACCGCGCCGCCAAGATCGCCAAGACGGCGCACAAGAACGGCACCACGCTGCGCGAGGAAGCCATCGCCGACGGTATCCCGGCCGAAGACTTCGACACCATCGTCGATCCGTCGAAAATGATCGGCCCGGATCCGCGCTAA
- a CDS encoding aspartate decarboxylase gives MANPPVGSKANPSQFDVIDKLGADEPYFVIRAHDPLSSALVELHAYIGAGQSGAAHNKLAEIMALTAAKPPRPASSPKYRETFAISLAMEQWRDAHKE, from the coding sequence ATGGCAAACCCTCCCGTCGGCTCGAAGGCCAACCCGTCCCAGTTCGACGTGATCGACAAGCTGGGCGCGGACGAGCCTTATTTCGTCATCCGCGCGCATGACCCGCTGTCGTCGGCGCTGGTGGAACTGCACGCCTATATCGGCGCGGGCCAGTCCGGCGCGGCGCACAACAAGCTGGCCGAGATCATGGCGCTGACTGCGGCCAAGCCGCCGCGTCCGGCTTCCAGCCCGAAATACCGCGAAACCTTCGCGATTTCGCTGGCCATGGAGCAATGGCGCGACGCCCACAAGGAATAG